From the genome of Halomonas sp. LR3S48:
TGTATGGCGGTTGGCAAGACGAGGGGCGGCGTCCTTGCAGCCCCCGGGGGTACATTCCGTATCAGAAGATCGCCTCGTAGCTTCCCGTGCCCTGCGAGCCGCTGCGCTGCTCTATCTCCTGCTCGATGCGGCGCGGCTCCATGTCGGGCAGGTGGTCGGGATGGAAGATCTCCGTGATCCCGCCGGGCTGATTATCGGCCAGGCGTCGCCCGGTCTGCTCGTCGATGCGCATCCTGACCAGTTGGTCGGGTGCTTCGGGGCTGGCTTCGGGGCGGCCGTTCAGAGCGTTGCCCATGAAGTCGATCCAGACTGGCAGGGCGGCATTGCCGCCATACTCGGCGATCGACTCGTTGTTGTCCTTGCCGATCCATACCGTGGCTACCAGATCGTCGTTGTAACCGGCGAACCAGGCGTCGCGGAAGCCGTTGGTGGTGCCGGTCTTGCCCACCACGTCGCTGCGGTTTAGCGACAACGCCGCGCGCCCGGTGCCTCTCTCGATCACGTCGCGCAGCATGTCGCGAAGGATATAGACGGCGGTCGGGTCGGCGACCCTGGGCGCCACGTCGTAGCGCTTGCCGTCGATCTCGACCTCGGTCTGCCCCTCGCGGCAGTCGCGACAGGCGATGGCCGGGCGGGCTTCGCTGATGACCTGGTCGTCGCTGCCGCGGGTGATGCGCTCGATGAACCAGGGGGAGACCTGGAAGCCGCCGTTGGCCAGCACCGCGTAGGCATTGGTCATTTCCAGCGGCGTCAGGTCGGCGCTGCCCAGTGCCAGCGACAGGCCGCGAGGCAGCCGATTCGGGCTGAAGCCGAAACCCTCCAGGTACTCGATGGTATTGTCGAGCCCCAGGGTCTGCAGGATGCGAATCGTCACCAGGTTGCGCGACATGGCCAGGGCGACCCGTAGCCGGATCGGGCCGAGGAAGTCGCCGCTGGAGTTCACCGGACGCCAGATCTCGTTGCTGCCGTCCTGCATCACCACCGGCGCGTCGTTGACCACCGAGGAAGCGGTCATCAGTCCGGTATCCAGTGCGGCCAGGAAGACGAAGGGTTTGAAGATCGAGCCCGACTGCCGCTGTGCCTGCACGGCGCGGTTGAACTTGCTGGCATTGAAGCTGAAGCCACCCTGCAGGGCGAGAATGGCTCCGTCACTGGGGTTCATCACGACGAGCGAGCCCTCGGCATCGGGGCGCTGGGAGAGCCGCCAGCTGCCGTCGTCGCGCTCGAGGATGCGTACGAGATCGCCGGTATCGGCGATCTCGGCGGCGGAACCGGGCTCCGCGCCGCGGGCACGGGGGTTGCGATATTCGCGTGCCCAGGAGAGGCCATCCCAGTCGAGGGTGACGAGCTCTCCGTCGCGGGCCAGTACGCGCATCTCGCGATCCTCGCTCTCGACCACGATGGCCGGCTGCAACGGTCCGAAGCCAGGCGTGCGTTCCAGTACCCGCAGCCAGTTGCTGACGTCGCCCTCGATGCCTTCGACTCTCGTCTGGCTGCGTTCAGCCGCCTGGCGTGCGGTCTGCATGATTTCGGGGGACTCGTCGAGCTCCTCCTCCAGTCCGCGTCGCTCGGTGCGCTCCTGCGCCTCGGCGAGACTGGCGGGAATGTCGCGCTCCTCCGGGCCGCGCCAGCCGTGGCGGGTGTCGTAGTCGATCAAGCCGCGAGCCAGGGCCTGGCGGGCGAAGGGCTGCAGTTCGCTGTCCAGGGTGGTGTGGATGCGGTAACCGCCGGTATAGGCCTCCTCGCCGAAGCGTTCGATGGCGTACTGGCGCGCCATCTCCGCCACGTAGTCGGCATCCACCTCGACCTGTGCCACGTAGCGGCGTGCGGTGGTCGGCTCCTGCACGGCGGCCTCGTAGGCGGCCTGGTCGATGTAGCCGAGCTGGCGCATGCGGTAGAGGATCCAGTTGCGGCGGATCAGCGAGCGCTCGGGGTTGGCCAGCGGGTTGAACGACGAGGGGGCCTTGGGCAGGCCGGCGATCATCGCCTTCTGCGCCAGGGTGAGCTCGTCGAGCGGCTTGTTGTAGTAGACCTCGGCGGCGGCGGCGATGCCATAGGCGCGATGGCCGAGGAAGATCTTGTTGACGTAGAGCTCGAGGATCTCCTCCTTGGAGAGGATTTTCTCCATCTGCAACGCCAGGAGGATCTCGCGAATCTTGCGGGTGAAGGTGCGGTCGAGCGTCAGCAGATAGTTGCGAGCTACCTGCATGGTGATGGTGGAGCCGCCGGACTGGATGTCGCCGCTGGAGGCCAGCTCCAGGGCGGCGCGCGCCAGGCCTTTGGGATCGACGCCGCGATGGTCGAAGAAGGAGGCGTCTTCGGCGGCCAGCAGGGCCTGGAGGAAGTCCTCGGGGATCTCGTCGAAGGTGACCGGCATGCGCCGCTCTTCGCCGTATTCACCGATCAGCTTGCCGTCGCGGGTAAAGATGCGCAGCGGCGTGTGTAGCTCGAAATCCTGCAGCTGGCGGACGTCGGGCAGGCCCGGCGAGAAATAGAGCGCAGCGCCGGCCACGCTGAGCAGGGCCGCGGCCGACAGCGATACCAGCAGCCAGAAGGCCGAGAGAACCAGAGTCTTGATCCACTTCATGAAAAGACGTTACCCGTGGTGAGAGCAGGAAGGGGATGGCGATGAACGAGAGCCTTCACTGGCGTGACCATTATAAAGAACCTGAGCCGCTCGCCACCAGCGTTGAGGCGAGACCCATCCAACTTTGTGTGCAGTGGGGCAATATCATGTAACCTCATTCCCAGTGATGCGAGTATTATCTTTCTCAGTCTTCGCGTTCAGGTGCGCAAGGCATAAAAGAGCAAGATTATAACTAGCGACTATCGCGACGGCTTACGCAAGGGCAACGATTGATGCGACTCAGACCCTCCGGAAAGGGGTTGATCGGTGTCGATATCACCTCGGCAACGGTCAAGCTGATCGAACTCAAACGGGTGGGTTCCCACTACCAGATCGAAAGCTATGCCGTCAGGCCGCTGCGCGAAGGCGCCGTGGTTGAACGGCGCATCCGCGACATGGGCGAAGTCGCCGATGTGCTGCGGCGTGCGGTCGAGAGTGCCAAGCCATCCTCCCGGCTGGCCGCGGCCGCGGTACCGGCCAGTGCCGCCATCACCAAGACCCTGACGTTACCCGCTTCGCTCAACGATGACGAGATCGAAGCGCGTATACAACTCGAATCAGACAAGCACATTCCGTTTCCGTTCAGCGAGGTCGCTTTCGATTTCCAGCGGCTGGGGCTCAATGCCCGCTATGGCGACCAGCAGGACGTGTTGTTGGTCGCCTGTCGCCAGCAGGACGTCAACCAGCTCACCGATGCCTTGCAACAGGCCGGCCTGGTGCCGGCGGCGGTGGACGTCGAGGCCTTTGCCATGGAACGCGCCTTCGGCGAGTTGCGCCAACAGCTGCCGCCGGCCGCCGGCGACGACGACTGCGTGGCCCTGGTCGATATCGGCGCGACCATGAATGCCTTCCACGTGCTGCGCGGCGGGCGCATCGTCTACACCCGCGATACCGTCTTCGGCGGGCGCCAGCTCACCGAGGAGATCCGGGCGCGCTATGGCCTGACGCTGGAGGAGGCCGGTCTGGCCAAGAAGCGTGGCGGCCTGCCGGAGGATTACCGGACCAGCGTGCTCGAGCCCTTCATCGATACCCTGGTTCAGCAGGTCGGTCGCTCGCTGCAGCTCTACTACACCGCGGGGCGCAAGCACGAGGTACGGCGCATGGTTCTGGCCGGTGGCTCCAGCGTCATCCCTGGTCTTGCCGAGCGGCTCGCCCGCGAGAGCGCAATGCAGGTGGTCATCGCCAACCCCTTCCTGCGCATGAGGATCAACTCGCGGATCGATGTCCAGACCCTGGCCAGCGATGCGCCGGCCATGGTGACGGCATGCGGCCTGGCCATGAGGTCGCCGGGATGACTATCGAAATCAACCTGCTGGCCTGGCGCGAACAGCAGCGGGCACGTCGCAGCCGCCACTTCTACTTGGCCCTGGTGATCATGGCACTGCTCGGTGCGGCAGGCGGCCTGGGGCAGACCTACTACTACGATGCCGCGATAGAGGCTCAGCGCGAGCGCAATGCACATGTACGCGAGCGCATGCAGCAGCTCGATGGTGACATCCGCTCGATTGGCGAGTACGAGGCCATCCGCGAGCGCATGATCGGCCAGGTCCAGGTCTTCAGCGACTTGCAGCAAGGGCGCTCTCAGACCGTCAGCGTCTTCCGTGATCTGACCCTCAGTCTGGTCGACGGTGTGTACTACACCCAGATGAGCCGCCAGGGCGAGCAGTTGCGCCTGACCGGGCGTGCCGAGAGTAATCACCGCGTCTCGGAGCAGATGCGGGCGCTGTCCGCCGCGCCTGCCTTCTCCGAGCCGGTGCTGTCGGAAGTGGAGTCAGACGGTGGTGCACGACGCCGTTTCAGCCTCGGCGTGACGCAGCTCATGGAGGGGGCGTCGGGCATGCAGGAAGAAAGGGAGGGCGAGGAATGAACCTGCGGGCCGAGATGCGCCGTCTCCGCGAGCTCGACTGGCGCGGGCTGGACCTGAAGGAGTCGGGTTCCTGGCCGCTGTTGCTGCATTGGCTCTGCTGCCTGCTGGTGCTGGGGCTGACCTTTGCCGGTACGCACTGGTACCTGGCCGGCCCCAAGGCCACCGAGCTGCAGCGCGTCGAAGCGGAAGAGGAGCGGTTGCTACTCGACTATCGCAATCGCGCCGCCCAGGCTGCACGGCTGCCTGACATGCTCGAACAGATGGCGATGCTCGAGTCGCGCATGGACGAGTTGATGGCAATGCTGCCCTCCGGCGCCGAGATTCCGTCGCTGATCGACAGCATCAGCGAGAGCGCCCTGGACCATCACCTGACCATCGATTTCATCCGACTGCGCAGCACCGTCGAGCGTGACTTCTATATCGAGCGTCCGTTCGATCTCCAGGTAGAGGGCGAGTATCACCATATGGCAGGCTTCCTCGCCAGCGTGGCGGCACTGCCGCGTATCGTGACGCTGCACGATTTCGTGCTGGCTCCGGTGGAAGGTAGCGATCGCCTGCGCCTGTCGATGCTGGCGCGCACCTACAGCTATCGCCCCCAGGCCGATGAGGAGACGTTGCCATGATCCGGCTGTCGGTAGCATTGGCGACCGGCCTGCTGCTGGTGGGCTGTGCCGATCCCCAGCTGGGGGAGCTGGACCGCCGGCTGAGCGACATTCGTACCAATCCGGGGGCGCCGCGAGTGCTGGAGATGCCAGAGGTACCCACCTACGAGTCGGTACCCTACCAGGCCAGCGATCGACGCAGTCCTTTCCGGCCGAAACTGCCTGAGCCGGAGGAGGCGCAGGCGGGCAGCAGCGACCTGGCGCCCGACACCGAGCGGGCGCGCGAACCGCTCGAGACGTATGACCTCGAGGCGCTGAGGCTGGTGGGCACGTTGACCATGGGGGGGCAGACCCATGCATTGGTCAGGGCGCCGGAGGGCGAGGTGCACCGGTTGCGCACCGGCAACTACCTGGGCCGGAACCATGGCCGCGTCGTCAGTATTACCGATTCGACGGTGCAACTGGTGGAGCTGGTGCCCACCGGTGGGGGTAGCTGGATGGAGCGCACGACGCGCATGGCATTGGAAGAGGCGAGGCGTTGAGGTCATTCGTAGTGGCTCATGGCAGGGCACTTGAAACAGGCAGGAGTAGGGCAACGATGAAACATGTGATTCGCACACTGACGGTACTCTGCCTGGTATTGGCGGCTATGCCTGCCCTGGCGGCAACCACGCTGACCGATCTGGACTTTCGCCAGGGCGAGCGTGGTGAGCTGCTGATCGACCTGACCTTCAGTGGGGACGTGCCGGAAGTCCGCGGCTATCGGCTGGATGCGCCGGCGCGACTGACCATCGATCTGGTGGATACGACCAACGCGCTGGAGCGGCGCCGCCTCGACCTGGGGATCGGCGGGGTCGAACAGGTCACGACCCTCGAGGCCGGTTCGCGCACGCGCCTGGTCTTCAGCATGGACGGCCCGCTGCCCTACGACACGGTGCAGGAAGGCAACCGCCTGAGGCTTGTCATCGGTGGCAGCGCGGTGGCCTCGGCCAGTCCGGAAGTGCGCAACGAGCCGTCCACGCCTTCCCCGTCAACGGCGCCTGCTTCGGCCGCACCGGGCGGCATGCCGGCTATCGCCGACATCGACTTCCGTCGTGGTGAAGGCGGTTCAGGCCGGTTGATCGTGACTTTCGATCGTGCCGGCGTCGATGCCCGTGTGCGGGAATCGGGCCGCAATCGCATCGTGGCCGAGTTCGTCGGCGTCGACCTGCCGGAAGCCCACAATCAGGTGCTCGACGTGAGCGACTTCGGCACGCCGCTGCGACGTATCACGCCGCGTGCCGGCCGTGACGGTACCACCCTGGAGATCGAGGGCAGCGATGAGTTCGCCATGCTCTCCACACAGAGCGGACGTCAGCTCATCATCGAGGCCCAGCCCGCCACCCAGCAGGAGCGCGAGCAGCGCGTGCGCCAGCAGTTCCCCTACACCGGCGAGCGCATCACGCTCAACTTCCAGGACATCGAAGTGCGCTCGGTACTGTCGATCATCGCCGACTTCACCGGCCTCAACCTTGTCGCCAGCGACAGCGTCAGGGGCGAGGTGACGCTCAATCTGCAGGACGTGCCCTGGGACCAGGCGCTGGACCTGGTGCTCAAGAGCCATGGCCTGGCCAGTCGTCAGGAGGGTAACGTGATCGTGGTGGCCCCGGCCGGCGAGCTGGCCAACATCGAGCGCCAGGAGCTCGAGGCGCGCGCCCAGGCCGAGACGCTGTCGCCGCTGGTGTCGGAATACGTCCAGGTCAAGTACGCCCGGGCCGAGGACCTGGCCCAGCTGCTGCGCGGCGGCGAGGGCTTCGGCCTGCTCTCGGAGCGAGGCCGTGTGGCGGTGGATGTGCGCACCAACATGCTGTTGATCCAGGACACCGCCGATCAGATCCAGGAGATCCTCGCCACGCTCGACCAGCTCGATGTCGCCGTGCGGCAGGTGCAGATCGAGGCGCGTATCGTCATCGCGCGCGACGGCGTGACCCAGGAGCTTGGCGTCAACTGGGGGGTGTCCGGCGGGGGTAGCCGCTTCAACCTGGGGGGCGCCTCGACGGGTACCCCGATCGCCGGCTACGGCGACGGCCTCACCGGGCAGCGCGACTCGCGCGGCCAGTTCACCGGCGAGTTCGATGACCCCACGGGTAGTCGTTTCCAGCGCGGCGGGCTGGCGGTCGACCTGGGCAGTGCCAACCCCATGACCAGCTTCAGCTTCGGTTATCTCTCCGGCGATATCCTGCTCGAC
Proteins encoded in this window:
- a CDS encoding pilus assembly protein PilP, with amino-acid sequence MIRLSVALATGLLLVGCADPQLGELDRRLSDIRTNPGAPRVLEMPEVPTYESVPYQASDRRSPFRPKLPEPEEAQAGSSDLAPDTERAREPLETYDLEALRLVGTLTMGGQTHALVRAPEGEVHRLRTGNYLGRNHGRVVSITDSTVQLVELVPTGGGSWMERTTRMALEEARR
- the pilQ gene encoding type IV pilus secretin PilQ, which encodes MKHVIRTLTVLCLVLAAMPALAATTLTDLDFRQGERGELLIDLTFSGDVPEVRGYRLDAPARLTIDLVDTTNALERRRLDLGIGGVEQVTTLEAGSRTRLVFSMDGPLPYDTVQEGNRLRLVIGGSAVASASPEVRNEPSTPSPSTAPASAAPGGMPAIADIDFRRGEGGSGRLIVTFDRAGVDARVRESGRNRIVAEFVGVDLPEAHNQVLDVSDFGTPLRRITPRAGRDGTTLEIEGSDEFAMLSTQSGRQLIIEAQPATQQEREQRVRQQFPYTGERITLNFQDIEVRSVLSIIADFTGLNLVASDSVRGEVTLNLQDVPWDQALDLVLKSHGLASRQEGNVIVVAPAGELANIERQELEARAQAETLSPLVSEYVQVKYARAEDLAQLLRGGEGFGLLSERGRVAVDVRTNMLLIQDTADQIQEILATLDQLDVAVRQVQIEARIVIARDGVTQELGVNWGVSGGGSRFNLGGASTGTPIAGYGDGLTGQRDSRGQFTGEFDDPTGSRFQRGGLAVDLGSANPMTSFSFGYLSGDILLDLELRALESENKSQTISQPRVITANQRKATIIQGEERAFQSIGEGNVPQTEFKEAELSLEVTPQITPDNRIIMDLVVKNDSFREAAPGQAPPIDTNRIETQVLVDNGETVVLGGILTTEQLSRLAKTPFFGDLPVLGRLFRYNESSNQKVELLVFITPRILEDGLAIR
- a CDS encoding PilN domain-containing protein, with amino-acid sequence MTIEINLLAWREQQRARRSRHFYLALVIMALLGAAGGLGQTYYYDAAIEAQRERNAHVRERMQQLDGDIRSIGEYEAIRERMIGQVQVFSDLQQGRSQTVSVFRDLTLSLVDGVYYTQMSRQGEQLRLTGRAESNHRVSEQMRALSAAPAFSEPVLSEVESDGGARRRFSLGVTQLMEGASGMQEEREGEE
- a CDS encoding pilus assembly protein PilM; the encoded protein is MRLRPSGKGLIGVDITSATVKLIELKRVGSHYQIESYAVRPLREGAVVERRIRDMGEVADVLRRAVESAKPSSRLAAAAVPASAAITKTLTLPASLNDDEIEARIQLESDKHIPFPFSEVAFDFQRLGLNARYGDQQDVLLVACRQQDVNQLTDALQQAGLVPAAVDVEAFAMERAFGELRQQLPPAAGDDDCVALVDIGATMNAFHVLRGGRIVYTRDTVFGGRQLTEEIRARYGLTLEEAGLAKKRGGLPEDYRTSVLEPFIDTLVQQVGRSLQLYYTAGRKHEVRRMVLAGGSSVIPGLAERLARESAMQVVIANPFLRMRINSRIDVQTLASDAPAMVTACGLAMRSPG
- a CDS encoding penicillin-binding protein 1A translates to MKWIKTLVLSAFWLLVSLSAAALLSVAGAALYFSPGLPDVRQLQDFELHTPLRIFTRDGKLIGEYGEERRMPVTFDEIPEDFLQALLAAEDASFFDHRGVDPKGLARAALELASSGDIQSGGSTITMQVARNYLLTLDRTFTRKIREILLALQMEKILSKEEILELYVNKIFLGHRAYGIAAAAEVYYNKPLDELTLAQKAMIAGLPKAPSSFNPLANPERSLIRRNWILYRMRQLGYIDQAAYEAAVQEPTTARRYVAQVEVDADYVAEMARQYAIERFGEEAYTGGYRIHTTLDSELQPFARQALARGLIDYDTRHGWRGPEERDIPASLAEAQERTERRGLEEELDESPEIMQTARQAAERSQTRVEGIEGDVSNWLRVLERTPGFGPLQPAIVVESEDREMRVLARDGELVTLDWDGLSWAREYRNPRARGAEPGSAAEIADTGDLVRILERDDGSWRLSQRPDAEGSLVVMNPSDGAILALQGGFSFNASKFNRAVQAQRQSGSIFKPFVFLAALDTGLMTASSVVNDAPVVMQDGSNEIWRPVNSSGDFLGPIRLRVALAMSRNLVTIRILQTLGLDNTIEYLEGFGFSPNRLPRGLSLALGSADLTPLEMTNAYAVLANGGFQVSPWFIERITRGSDDQVISEARPAIACRDCREGQTEVEIDGKRYDVAPRVADPTAVYILRDMLRDVIERGTGRAALSLNRSDVVGKTGTTNGFRDAWFAGYNDDLVATVWIGKDNNESIAEYGGNAALPVWIDFMGNALNGRPEASPEAPDQLVRMRIDEQTGRRLADNQPGGITEIFHPDHLPDMEPRRIEQEIEQRSGSQGTGSYEAIF
- a CDS encoding type 4a pilus biogenesis protein PilO; its protein translation is MNLRAEMRRLRELDWRGLDLKESGSWPLLLHWLCCLLVLGLTFAGTHWYLAGPKATELQRVEAEEERLLLDYRNRAAQAARLPDMLEQMAMLESRMDELMAMLPSGAEIPSLIDSISESALDHHLTIDFIRLRSTVERDFYIERPFDLQVEGEYHHMAGFLASVAALPRIVTLHDFVLAPVEGSDRLRLSMLARTYSYRPQADEETLP